A segment of the Marmota flaviventris isolate mMarFla1 chromosome 2, mMarFla1.hap1, whole genome shotgun sequence genome:
CTACAACCGCACCGATGTTGGTGTTCCCCAAGGGTCTGATAAATACCTCCAGTAGAGACtgtcttcacacacacacacacacagacacacacagagtttGGGCCAGAAAGGCAGAAACATTAATTGACTGCCAACTAATCCTCTCTAATTGATGTCAATAGATACCTTCACAACTTTTACAATGTGCCCAAAAGCACATTCCTGCATTCCATATCTGAGTGATATCACTATCCACAAGGTAGCCCATCCCAGAAATCTAGAAGTCATTGTTACTTTCTACTTATCTTGCACAAGAAATAACTATTTAACTATTTACCTACTGTGTAACTGTCTTTACTCTTTATATCTTAGTTCTAATACTCATCAGCTCCCAACTATTATACTGCATTCTAGCTTCACACCTTTCCAATGAATCCTCCAGGCTGCTGCCAGTAATCTAGAAGGTCATCTAATTAATCTATAATTCCACTCTACTTCAAAATTCTTCAGAAATTCTGCATATCCTGCAAGACAAATCCTTTAGCATAAAACAAGGCCATCATGATCTTTTTTTCATCCCCCCTGCACTACCTTGCTTCACATTTCCAAGGCTTTTCAAGTGAAAACTCAACAAGTTTATTTCCAAGGCCACCTCATCATGAAGCTTTTCCAGACATCTTCAGACACCTGAGGCCACCATATATGTGCCTCCAtatcttcatttaattttctgtatCTGCCTAGCTTGTGAGCTTGTTTACATTAAGAAATTTTCAATTTGTTTCCTCAAGACAGCCTCCCAACACTTTGCTCATTACAGCACTAGATATTGAATAACTAAAGACAACATAATCAGTCTCATTATTTTATAGACACATtacatttattcataaaaacatatagatatatgtatcTCAAAGGTAAAAAGTGAAGCTAACATTTCAGTATTAGAGTTTCATGTTACAGAATAAAAAGCAGATAAACAATGGATTTAAAAGTTATTATGAAGTATACACATTAGAATTTCTGGCTTGCTGAGTTTGCCTCTTTGATCATGCCACTACCCTTATAAATAATTCTGTAGTAAGTATTACATATAATAATTAAGTTGGAATATGAAATGGACAAATGACAACAGGTGGGGCACTATAATTGTTACATATGTGAGCTCTTCTGATTTCAGAGTAAAATTTGTGTTGTTCGCTCCTAGCTTCCTAaggtgaataaagaaattaaaggaaaataattccacTTAAGGTAATTATCTTTTCATATCAACTAtactaaaaagaaacataattagCCAAAATAGGATTTCTATATCCATAACtaatttttaagatataaatCAAACCATCTGTTTAAATCAGTGATTGTTatattaaattttcagtttttaatacttataaatttaaaactatctttcaatttattctaaattttcagGAATAATAAAGCATGTCTTTTAGAAATAGTAACCTAAGAAACTCATCAAATGATAAAAATGCTACCACAATATAAAATTGTTAGAAACTATTATAATAACATGGTTTTATGTAAACCGACCTGGGTCCATATGGAGGGGGAAAAGTGTGACCAAAGAAGTGtctatatatatatccatccagCTTCTCAAACACTCCTTCATTATCTACTTGATATTCCTTCATGTCTTTAAGATAATCCTTAACATCATTAACAAAGTCCGTGAAAAGCTTCTGATCATGGATAAAGACACCATTTAGGAAAAACTTGTTGATGAATTGATCTAGTTCTTTCCAATGATGAAAAGCATCCAATTCTTTTAATAAGTATCTTTCAATTAACTGTCTAAATTCATCAATCCTTACAGGATTCATCATTACCTTAAAAGGATTAACGGATTCTTGTTGAGCATATTCAAATATACCAGAACAAGCCTTTCTGAGATAACTTCCCCTACAGTCATCATGCTCAGCACTGCACTTctgtaaatttgtattttttctaaattcttcaaAGTGAGTtggcttctctttccttccttccctttgcaGAGTAGGGCCTCCACGATTCTGGTCTTGCATAGGTGCCTTATTCTGTGGATGTAAACAGTCACGAAAAACTGTTCTTGGTTTTTCCGCTGTTTCTTCTCTTGGAGCACTAAATCTTTTGTTGCCCTTTTCATCAAAGATATTCTTGGTGGTATCTTTGAAATGTCGGAAAGTGGATTTAACTGAATCTGAAaactttttcagattttccttCACAGCTTCTTTAGCctgcttaattttttctttatgatgcCTCACAAACTCCTTGGTAGAATTCTTCATGGCATCGAATGTTTCCTTAACCGTTcccaaaaatgtttcttttgacTTATTCTTAGCCCTATGGTTTCCTCTGCtacctttcttttttccatcaGTTTCTTGTTTTCCATTCTGATCTTTTGCCTCAACATACAGTCTTTCCCACAAATCAGAACGCTGCTGTTCAAAGTTTAGTTTCTGCTCCAGCTCAGTGAGTCTTTCCTGTAAGActgctatttcctttttttcagtcAATATATTGGGAGAATCTAAGTTGTCTTGTGACTGACTCGTGCTTAACTGCTGAAGTTCCACCCTTAAAGTCATTGCTATCAGTCGTTCTCTCTCCAGTTCTCTCTTTAGCATCTTAGTTTCTGCCAACAGAGTCTCCCTTTGACTAAGGAAGCTGTGCactttctgtttttcctcttctaaatgcTGCTTAAGTTTCTGATTTTCTGTAACTAATtcagtatttcttcctttgtcttccaATATTCTAATCTGTTCTCTTAACTTCATTAACTCTTCCTGTAATGCAGATAtggctttctcttccttctccagagATATTCTTAAATACTGATTTTCTGTAGCAAGATTCTTTTTCTGAGTATCAAAGGATATCTTCTCTGATTCAGTAAGAGTCCAACACCTTGCAAGGTTTTCTTTCAATGactaaatttttttgaaagagaacaaaaatgtCAAGTGTTTTAAAAGCTGCAATTAAATCTTTAAATACATCCTATTAACTTTAGTGTCTTTATTTCTACAAGTCCTGTGTCCTGTGTACTATTTCAACagtataaaactagaaatcactaaatttcatataaaagaaaatgcagtgcagagaattatatcaaattaagaaaaatagtatGGTGGAAGAATTTATAAAGACAAGGAAAAGTTATCTAGAGCTCAGttaatccctaaatataagaccaGCAGAGTAGAATAAAGGAATAAGGACATACGGGGGACTGAACTGGAGCAAATTATAgttcatgcttatataattatgtgaaaattaaccctgattttataattttatatataactataatgcactaataaaacaaataataaatggcTATCCTTTCCCGtatggggaaaaaatatatataagcagcccgagatatagctcagtggtaagagtgctttCCCAACATGTCtgaggccctgtgtttaatccccagcactgcaaaagaaagaaaaaatgaggagTGCCTCTGATTGAGGCTTCTCATAATAATATGAAGTTCTTACTAGCTTCAAGCACCATTTATATGTTAGAAGAAACAGAGTAGTCTATTTTTTGAATACAGGAtgctctccaaaaaaaaaaaaaaaatcctaaagaataTAGATCAGACTAAGggtttttccatttcttaaattAAGAAAGTTATCTTTATAAAAAGTAACATGTCATCTAGAGCTGACTTAAGGCTTCCAAAAATTGAGTTTGTAATATATGATGGCACACtcctactcagaaggctgaagtagGAATATCATAAATTggaggccagtgtcagcaatttagtgaaacactgtctcaaaattttgaaaaaaaaaaaattttaaagctgggtatgttgctcagtggtacagtgtttgcctggCATTCACAAGGTTCTTGGTTTAGAAACACTTCAGATATTCTTAGTCCTAGTTGAAACATTTTAATCCTATAAAAACATTTCTAGATAAGGGCAGAATTCTACAAGCACTGAAGGACagactaaatctctgaaatatAAGTCATTTCCCGAATTTCAAGTCACTATAAACCAGATTACAGTTAACTCTATAATCTGTACAAATTAACTCTGAAGATTAATATATAGATTAATGTAACTCTGAAATCAGCACCCTTTGACAGAGAAACTGCTCAATCAGGTTTATAGAATTCTACTGTAGCTaagcctggtggcacacacctgtaatctctagctactctggagactgaggccgGAGGATAACCAGTTCAATGACAGCCTGGGAAATATAACAAGACCCTGgctcaagataaaaaaaagtggggaagggtaggaaggtagctcaatgataaagcacccctggattcaatcccaagcactgaaaaaaaaaaaaaaaatctatgtgtaAATCTACAAAGTGATATCTAACTTTGGCTTAATTTACTATAGACATTATGGCTAATCCTATTTGAATGAGACAATAATCATAATCTAATTTAACAagaaaaaggatggaaaaaagcTCAATAGAATAATAgcattttacatttgaaaaataattgaaatggtTGCTTCACTGTTTAACTCAATCTTCAAAGGacaaattaagattttaaattcaATCATAATTATTTCATCTGCTCTACCTGTCTGAGACAACAAATTTCAATAGCACTAGACTATGGAGTAGAAGAGCCCTATGTAATGTAATCTTTTATTGCACAAACACAGGAAGCCACAGGGGAACTGAAGAATTCAGCATTCCTCATATATAAACTTGATCTTGAAATTAAGTGATTGACAAGTAGAGATTCGGGGCAGGTCTTCCAAACAGCTTCAACACTGGAACCACACTTAATAGGAAACGAGATCTGAAAAAATTCTCTAAAGACATATGTCCTGTAAAAGCCAATGCCATCCTCCAGAACCAGAAACTAAAAAAATGGCACCTTGTTAAATACTTGGAAAAACTGCACCACTGAAAATTCACTTTAGCAGTACTCCCTGAAAGATACAATTTGAACATAAACCAGGATTCTGTCTTTCCAAGaaatgtaatcataaacctataaAGTACACGTACATAAACTATAAGGGAGATATGGTGGAATGGATGGAAAAATCAACAGCTTAAATTTTCTATCCTGAGTTTACTATCATTCCTTTACCACCCTTCCTAGGGAAGAACAAAATATGAAACCAACTATTTTTCTTAACCTCAAAAACCACCTAAGGTGTCAGGTAAGGAGACAGAATTGACTGTATAGTCCTGTTGAAGTTAGGTGAATTTTAGGTAGGAAAATACACATGCCCTCCATTCTGTCAgatctaacaacaacaaaaacagttaaaaatactGGCCATTTCACCCAACAAAGAAGATCCTGGAGCAGCTATAAAGCCCCAGCTCTTGAGAATATTTTACTGAGCTCTGTGAGAACAATGTTAATAAAGTGGTGTGTACGCAAAAATGTGTGCATGAAAAAAACATATATCTAGAATGTCAATTTTAAATGATGCTATTTTAATACAACAGTTATGAAGAAAGGCCTCTGAAATTAGAGACTTGGAAACAAATAGCTCTCCTTACCATCTATAAAATGAACTTAATGCTTGCTTAAATCACaatattgttataaaaaataagagataCACAGTGCTTTCCTGATAGTGACTAAGATATAGTAAGTACTTAATAAACAATTACCAATATTACTAATTTTCactgtactttttatttaaatagtacaaatactaacaattatttttaatattttttagtggtacacaccttagaatctataaaagGTCCTTGTTTCTTTTGGCATTGAGAAAGATAATCCTTCATATCATTCAGTTCATCTTCGTGTATCTTTCTGACTAATTCTTGGTGTTTCTGAATCTGAATTGTgcctaaaatgaaaaatttttattagaagcATGAAACATTATGATcaccagtattttaaaatatagaaaacatttcATCTAAATATAATCTGTCTCTAAATCTagataaaatcatttttcaaagtgttagcattttgtttctttaaaaatccagattttttATAAACATGGAATAAATATGATATCATTCATCAAATGATGATGGAGGTTAGTTATAATACAAACCAGTCCAAATAGTCAATGTATTTAGTATAGATCCAGGAACATTTAAGCAGTTCACTAGCCTTTTGATTAAAATGAACACACCAGCCTACATTTACTCTaacaagaaataatttattaaacattCTTACTATATTGAAGACATTCAGATTTGTCATTTTGTGGGTACCTTTAAGTATGTAAATTATTCAAAATCCCTTTACACAGAGAAATAAACAATTGGTAGTGTTTTTTCCACAGGTTAAAAGtaaacatgaaaacataaaatttctatGTGTGTCTCTCTAATATGCTGCCTAAACGATACAACAAGCCCAAAAAGTACATCATAGAAAACAACTGTCTGGTACCTACCATTCTCAAAGCCAAATCTTTTAAGAACTCTGCAATGGTTAAATCTGTAGTGGAGTACCACTGTCCCTATCCCAGCAATGATAAAGGAAGACTCCTTTATTTTCACCCTaaaatcaaaatgttattttGCCAAGACATGCTGTTCACATGCTCCTACAAACTTCATGcatggacaaaacaaaacaaaacactaaatcAAAAATAGGGCAAAACGCATCCAGCAGCATTAATATTACTGAGTGGACATACCATTATGAAGAGATgtcatacaatttaaaaataaaaggatataatGGTAGTTTACCGTGTTTTCCCCTCTTTACtgctacaaaaattattttaaaatgtcttcatcttgaaaaatatcaaaaactttTAACAACTTACAGATAACTGTTGGATAGTATAAACACTATatgaaatatgaatatgaaattctgcattgattcatttatttttaagttttgtttatagAATTCATTGTTTCAAAATGACTCAAAAGAAATTCAgggttttttaaatgttgaaatacTCTTATTTATAATACCCAGAGTaaccagaaaacttctattttAAAGAGCTAACCAGACGAATTCCTTTGTCCActggaaaataaccaaaaaccaTAGTGAGAGTTGAATGTGAGATATTATTAACATAGCATATGCTTAATGACTGTCTTAATGTGGTCCTTTAATCTCACTAATCACTGGGGCTTTTCTCCTTGCATTTTCAGCTGCCTACCCATAAAGTATTACCTCTTCAAGATACTATCTTTGGCATAGTCATGCCTACAAACACTACTTTTCTCAACACATTAACCCACTGTCAGTTTTTCTGTCATTCATGTTAAGACATCTCAGATACAGATACAGTTGCAATCTCTGACCTGAGCTTCTAGCCAATAATATCCAGGTGCCTATTAGGCACAATTCTGAGGGCCTCTTTATagtagaaaaaaagttaaactttGACACCTACTTCAACCATTCTAGAATTAATCTGAGTAAACACAATCCAAACTATGCTTACCACCTATTTATCATCTAGCAAACCCTTTCTCATTAACTCCCAATTCCAAAAACAAAGCAGCTAGCACATTTCTTAGAATTTAATAAACTTACTATCCAGATTCAAAGTCCTATCTTCTATTACTCTTTCAGTGTCCTTACTTTATTAATCCCTCTATCCCCACTGTCACTATAGTTTTCAAGGCCCTTATCATCAAATATTTGGATTACAAAACTCCTAGAAGTTCTACTTTGTCCCATACCATTTATCTTCctgtactttttcttcttctaacaaTATCACTGTCAAATCACTCAATAAATCAAATCAAACTCTCCTACCCAGATTCCAAGATGTGATACAATCTAGTATCACCCCACCTCTCCCATTATTTCTAAACAACTATTCCATAGTTCAGGCAATCCTCCATTGTTATGAAACCAAAAAGTTTACTTTTTCTGCAAGTTATGAGGTTCTCCATTACTAGAATGTCTCACCTTCCCTTCTGCCCATCATAAGCTTGCTAAGACTAACCCAATTTAAATCCTACCACCTCTAGGATGACTAAGTAGGTATAGCCTTTGAGCAGTAATTCATTTCTGTTATAACTTAGCATCCAGTTGTCTGCTGAAGAACTGAACAGCCTATCAATACTTAAAGCAACTCCATGAGAAAACCAAATCAAATGAACTCCACTGATAATTTAGTGTATAGTCTGCAAGTAAAGATAATAGGGAAGGTAAGTGTATCATAAAGATATAAtcatcttttattaattttagaagtaCTTTCAGAATTTGAGTCATGGCCAAATACTTGGAGTACAGTGTTTTACTATCCTgagctttctctttcttctagTATAGATGAGACCCTCCACTTTATATGAAGCCAAAGCTGGTGAGTGTGTTTAATGAGACTCACTTAGTACTTAATTTCTGTTAAATGATTACAAAGTAAATAACTGATTATGGAATGCAAATGACTTCACAGTGGATGGGAAATTCAAAGTGACTCTAAAATCAACTCCAAAAGAGTGCTGAGATCATGCCAGAACTTAGAAAATAATACTTGTCCTTTAAGTAGTGACTTTAAAAGTTCATTCAGGTtagatcttatatttttattaaatcaatTTTCATTACTATATAGACCTAGATTgaagtttttcatattttggaaagactaatatgaaaatacagaaaaatgttttatCAAATGCAATTATTCAAGTAAATTTTACcagtaacaaaattttaaataacaaggAAGTAATTTCTCAcattttagtcattgatggatttttatttgatttatttatttatatgtggtgctgagaatc
Coding sequences within it:
- the Ccpg1 gene encoding cell cycle progression protein 1 isoform X3, which encodes MRGVTGARSRDRRHSDSRLRLVEVALPRQGSDVEMVNSVTTSDSCELTPECSSLEQEEDVQVLQIEQEESSQNSTLLMEGTAYPTLEETTSAFEVEEERSPEDNVYFGTASDDSDIVTLEPPKLEEFGNQEVTIVKEAQSSEDFNMGSSSSSQYTFCQPETERWWEKLWKIPECIMGWDDQLKHHVPSQLTFQVFSSQPSDGESSSDETSNQPSPAFRRRRARKKTISTSESEERLPAEQENEPSKELSKRQFSSGLNKCVVLALVIAVSMGFGHFYGTIQIQKHQELVRKIHEDELNDMKDYLSQCQKKQGPFIDSKSLKENLARCWTLTESEKISFDTQKKNLATENQYLRISLEKEEKAISALQEELMKLREQIRILEDKGRNTELVTENQKLKQHLEEEKQKVHSFLSQRETLLAETKMLKRELERERLIAMTLRVELQQLSTSQSQDNLDSPNILTEKKEIAVLQERLTELEQKLNFEQQRSDLWERLYVEAKDQNGKQETDGKKKGSRGNHRAKNKSKETFLGTVKETFDAMKNSTKEFVRHHKEKIKQAKEAVKENLKKFSDSVKSTFRHFKDTTKNIFDEKGNKRFSAPREETAEKPRTVFRDCLHPQNKAPMQDQNRGGPTLQREGRKEKPTHFEEFRKNTNLQKCSAEHDDCRGSYLRKACSGIFEYAQQESVNPFKVMMNPVRIDEFRQLIERYLLKELDAFHHWKELDQFINKFFLNGVFIHDQKLFTDFVNDVKDYLKDMKEYQVDNEGVFEKLDGYIYRHFFGHTFPPPYGPSRPDRKQRMVNIENSRHRKQEQKHLQPQPYKREEPVHL
- the Ccpg1 gene encoding cell cycle progression protein 1 isoform X4 — encoded protein: MRGVTGARSRDRRHSDSRLRLVEVALPRQGSDVEMVNSVTTSDSCELTPECSSLEQEEDVQVLQIEQEESSQNSTLLMEGTAYPTLEETTSAFEVEEERSPEDNVYFGTASDDSDIVTLEPPKLEEFGNQEVTIVKEAQSSEDFNMGSSSSSQYTFCQPETVFSSQPSDGESSSDETSNQPSPAFRRRRARKKTISTSESEERLPAEQENEPSKELSKRQFSSGLNKCVVLALVIAVSMGFGHFYGTIQIQKHQELVRKIHEDELNDMKDYLSQCQKKQGPFIDSKSLKENLARCWTLTESEKISFDTQKKNLATENQYLRISLEKEEKAISALQEELMKLREQIRILEDKGRNTELVTENQKLKQHLEEEKQKVHSFLSQRETLLAETKMLKRELERERLIAMTLRVELQQLSTSQSQDNLDSPNILTEKKEIAVLQERLTELEQKLNFEQQRSDLWERLYVEAKDQNGKQETDGKKKGSRGNHRAKNKSKETFLGTVKETFDAMKNSTKEFVRHHKEKIKQAKEAVKENLKKFSDSVKSTFRHFKDTTKNIFDEKGNKRFSAPREETAEKPRTVFRDCLHPQNKAPMQDQNRGGPTLQREGRKEKPTHFEEFRKNTNLQKCSAEHDDCRGSYLRKACSGIFEYAQQESVNPFKVMMNPVRIDEFRQLIERYLLKELDAFHHWKELDQFINKFFLNGVFIHDQKLFTDFVNDVKDYLKDMKEYQVDNEGVFEKLDGYIYRHFFGHTFPPPYGPSRPDRKQRMVNIENSRHRKQEQKHLQPQPYKREGKWHKYGRTNGRHMANLEIELGQLPFDPKY
- the Ccpg1 gene encoding cell cycle progression protein 1 isoform X1, translated to MRGVTGARSRDRRHSDSRLRLVEVALPRQGSDVEMVNSVTTSDSCELTPECSSLEQEEDVQVLQIEQEESSQNSTLLMEGTAYPTLEETTSAFEVEEERSPEDNVYFGTASDDSDIVTLEPPKLEEFGNQEVTIVKEAQSSEDFNMGSSSSSQYTFCQPETERWWEKLWKIPECIMGWDDQLKHHVPSQLTFQVFSSQPSDGESSSDETSNQPSPAFRRRRARKKTISTSESEERLPAEQENEPSKELSKRQFSSGLNKCVVLALVIAVSMGFGHFYGTIQIQKHQELVRKIHEDELNDMKDYLSQCQKKQGPFIDSKSLKENLARCWTLTESEKISFDTQKKNLATENQYLRISLEKEEKAISALQEELMKLREQIRILEDKGRNTELVTENQKLKQHLEEEKQKVHSFLSQRETLLAETKMLKRELERERLIAMTLRVELQQLSTSQSQDNLDSPNILTEKKEIAVLQERLTELEQKLNFEQQRSDLWERLYVEAKDQNGKQETDGKKKGSRGNHRAKNKSKETFLGTVKETFDAMKNSTKEFVRHHKEKIKQAKEAVKENLKKFSDSVKSTFRHFKDTTKNIFDEKGNKRFSAPREETAEKPRTVFRDCLHPQNKAPMQDQNRGGPTLQREGRKEKPTHFEEFRKNTNLQKCSAEHDDCRGSYLRKACSGIFEYAQQESVNPFKVMMNPVRIDEFRQLIERYLLKELDAFHHWKELDQFINKFFLNGVFIHDQKLFTDFVNDVKDYLKDMKEYQVDNEGVFEKLDGYIYRHFFGHTFPPPYGPSRPDRKQRMVNIENSRHRKQEQKHLQPQPYKREGKWHKYGRTNGRHMANLEIELGQLPFDPKY
- the Ccpg1 gene encoding cell cycle progression protein 1 isoform X5 — translated: MSENSSDSDSSCGWTVINHEGSDVEMVNSVTTSDSCELTPECSSLEQEEDVQVLQIEQEESSQNSTLLMEGTAYPTLEETTSAFEVEEERSPEDNVYFGTASDDSDIVTLEPPKLEEFGNQEVTIVKEAQSSEDFNMGSSSSSQYTFCQPETVFSSQPSDGESSSDETSNQPSPAFRRRRARKKTISTSESEERLPAEQENEPSKELSKRQFSSGLNKCVVLALVIAVSMGFGHFYGTIQIQKHQELVRKIHEDELNDMKDYLSQCQKKQGPFIDSKSLKENLARCWTLTESEKISFDTQKKNLATENQYLRISLEKEEKAISALQEELMKLREQIRILEDKGRNTELVTENQKLKQHLEEEKQKVHSFLSQRETLLAETKMLKRELERERLIAMTLRVELQQLSTSQSQDNLDSPNILTEKKEIAVLQERLTELEQKLNFEQQRSDLWERLYVEAKDQNGKQETDGKKKGSRGNHRAKNKSKETFLGTVKETFDAMKNSTKEFVRHHKEKIKQAKEAVKENLKKFSDSVKSTFRHFKDTTKNIFDEKGNKRFSAPREETAEKPRTVFRDCLHPQNKAPMQDQNRGGPTLQREGRKEKPTHFEEFRKNTNLQKCSAEHDDCRGSYLRKACSGIFEYAQQESVNPFKVMMNPVRIDEFRQLIERYLLKELDAFHHWKELDQFINKFFLNGVFIHDQKLFTDFVNDVKDYLKDMKEYQVDNEGVFEKLDGYIYRHFFGHTFPPPYGPSRPDRKQRMVNIENSRHRKQEQKHLQPQPYKREGKWHKYGRTNGRHMANLEIELGQLPFDPKY
- the Ccpg1 gene encoding cell cycle progression protein 1 isoform X2, whose protein sequence is MSENSSDSDSSCGWTVINHEGSDVEMVNSVTTSDSCELTPECSSLEQEEDVQVLQIEQEESSQNSTLLMEGTAYPTLEETTSAFEVEEERSPEDNVYFGTASDDSDIVTLEPPKLEEFGNQEVTIVKEAQSSEDFNMGSSSSSQYTFCQPETERWWEKLWKIPECIMGWDDQLKHHVPSQLTFQVFSSQPSDGESSSDETSNQPSPAFRRRRARKKTISTSESEERLPAEQENEPSKELSKRQFSSGLNKCVVLALVIAVSMGFGHFYGTIQIQKHQELVRKIHEDELNDMKDYLSQCQKKQGPFIDSKSLKENLARCWTLTESEKISFDTQKKNLATENQYLRISLEKEEKAISALQEELMKLREQIRILEDKGRNTELVTENQKLKQHLEEEKQKVHSFLSQRETLLAETKMLKRELERERLIAMTLRVELQQLSTSQSQDNLDSPNILTEKKEIAVLQERLTELEQKLNFEQQRSDLWERLYVEAKDQNGKQETDGKKKGSRGNHRAKNKSKETFLGTVKETFDAMKNSTKEFVRHHKEKIKQAKEAVKENLKKFSDSVKSTFRHFKDTTKNIFDEKGNKRFSAPREETAEKPRTVFRDCLHPQNKAPMQDQNRGGPTLQREGRKEKPTHFEEFRKNTNLQKCSAEHDDCRGSYLRKACSGIFEYAQQESVNPFKVMMNPVRIDEFRQLIERYLLKELDAFHHWKELDQFINKFFLNGVFIHDQKLFTDFVNDVKDYLKDMKEYQVDNEGVFEKLDGYIYRHFFGHTFPPPYGPSRPDRKQRMVNIENSRHRKQEQKHLQPQPYKREGKWHKYGRTNGRHMANLEIELGQLPFDPKY